The Ictalurus punctatus breed USDA103 chromosome 15, Coco_2.0, whole genome shotgun sequence DNA window AGATTGAGGTCTAGGCTaggccattcaaaaacattaatcttcttttggttaagccattcctttgttgacttggatgcATGCTTtaggtcattgtcatgctgaaagttTACAAAACTTTTCATCTTACTAGCAttcacctgaaggttttgcactaaaatcagCTGTTATCTGTAGCCACTCATGATTCCCttcaccttgataaaagccccagttcagAGTGAAGAAAATAAGCCCTAAAGCATGaagctgccaccaccatgcttcaacaTGGGTAacatgttcttttggtgatgtgctttttaaattttttatttttacaccaaaCAAACCTTTTGGTATTATGGAATTATAACTTTTGTATTTGGTCtaatcagaccataacacattttgccacttCATTTGGGGTAATTTAGTTGAGcatggatgttttttgtgagaaactTTCTATCtaagccaccctaccccataaccatgtgaagaatgagagattgtgaCAACATGCATATAGAATAtttacttgtcagatattcctgcagctcctttaatggtGCCAAAGGTGTCTTGGCAGCATCCATGGCAAGCTGTTGTCATCttcttttaatacattttggagGGGAACCCTGttttttggtgatgtcactgtggtgctccattttctttacttgttgtcgatggccttcacagtgttccattcagcagtcagatgaaagcaagatgtgaagaaaatcctacagaaacagctaatctttggggttaatcagaattaCTTCATTGATGACAACTGTATGaattacttttgaacaagaAACTATGTGATTGGTTCTTTCGGAACACGGCCACATCCCCAGTTATGAAAGGGTGTGCACAATCAGTTTGTTCATGTTTccctaaaatgcaattttaaattaaaaacaggtCATGAAACCCCcctttcagctcaagtctacctcaatctttttgaaaaaaaaaaaaaaaatgcaacttaaatgGGCATGGATGGCAGCAAGAAGAAGGGAGGGGAGTGGGCGAGGCAGGGGAGGAAGAGCAGGGCGAGCATGCCGCCTCTCACTAAAAATCAGGCTGAACTGTGAGGAATTGTAAGATTTGTATAGCTGGCAAAGTTAAAGTAAAATGAAATACATTGACTAAACTGTTTTTCCCTTTTAAATGTAACTGAATGCCCTGTTACATGTATTACATTAATCATGATTTCATATAATTGTATACATACAAATGTACCTAtacaattattataataaatgtataaatacatGTTTCTATACACACTGAATGCATGTGAAAAtacgtgcaaaaaaaaacaaaacacttcagtaCGTACATCAACATACCATCGAGTCAtcgaagtactatagtacattgccatGTCGCTGCCCGTGACATTGAcacaaattacattttaaaacacgGATGACAAAAGCAACaaattaaccagttttctcctgcAATTTAAATTTATGGATGCTAACATTGCCTTTTATGATGTGTAACAAACACCTGttaaaatatcagaaaatgtagtttactGATTCATGACTgattttttatatgttgtaatttcatattgagggtggaaaaagttctgacatgatttagttttttttttttaaaatttaatgacaaaaatttgccattttaacaggggtgagactttttatatccactgtataatCATTCAGCGATCCCATAAACAGTAGCAACAAGAGATGCTTCACATAAAGCATAGGTTCAGATTACTCAAATGTATCCAACTAACGTGATGCATCCACTGCTGCAACACCATACACGTGAGGagacttaaaaaaatatataaataaataaataaataaaaacacaacaaaccaaaactttcatttttttccccattttattttacaaagaaatggcaggTGTCCTTTCTTAAACTTATATGTtcctgcaacaacaacaacaaaaaagaatgtAATTAGAAACCATGACAATCTCAAGAAGAATTTCATCCCCACTTTCAGTCATTCAAAGAGTTTGGAAGaataatcagtgattattttactaaacaAGTTGAGCAGCCATCTTTGGTGTTAGAGATGAAAGACTGAACTCAATTCCAAGTGAATGAATAGGTGCTTATTCCATTTCACCAATGCTTAAAGTCAAAGttgaataaacatttctttACTATAAATACATGCTAACCAATATTCAAAATTTAAGGGAAAAAGTCTGAGATACAAGAACAATTTTATTTGAACTAAATgaatagaaaacaaaagagagtacacatttattttcaaactgCTTCCCAAATCTTTTTGGAAACTTTCCCAAAGGAAAGTACTCCAAGTAATACATATGGACATTTACACAAAGTGGTTACTTACTTTGACACAATGGAGTCGTTCTTTGCCAGTCTCAGGAGAGAGTCATCAGCCTCCCCCTGGGAATACATGATAGttttaaaatcatgtttttgttacatttttccTGAAACCTGTTGAGAGTGTAAACCACCTTGTGGTTCAAAGCAAACAGCTAAATATTGCCTAATATATGTGCAAGTCTCAAGGGAAAGGTTTCAGGCATATAAGAAATTATAAACTTTCAAGGCATCTAAAAATCTACATTTCAGCCTGGGAGAGTTTGTGATGTCTTATgagaaaaattattattttgtgattcTAAGGCACCGAAAGCTTTTAGTTCATCACCATGAGACAAAAGCATGCACAGTGGAAAACGCCATTAGACAAAAACTTTACTTTATTCATTCTGATTGCGTTCATGTACATGACTTGATGACTAAATGTACACCTTACCATTCTGCGAATAGCACCACAGATGGCATAGGTCTTGAACTGGCCATTGAACCTGCCTGTTACCTTGTCAACCTGAGGAAGTTGgaagagaatgaaaaagaaCTGACAGGTCAGCTATGGTCATACAAATGAACTGCAACAGATAGCATCTTTATCTGAATTGAACAGTATTGCCACATTCCATTAGcagattttacttttttttttttaaagctggtGTGTATCCTTTATTTAATTGagattaataaaatacatgttttataaCTGTATGAAGCGTATCTTAGTGACAATACACAAGAACACAAGCCAGAAAAGTTCAAAGAATAATGCTGCAATCTACTTGGCTGAGACCAAGGCTGTGTCCGATATCGTGTAATACCCTACTACAAAGTAGGCGAAAAGTAGTACGCCAGAGGGGTACTAGCTCCAAATTCtaagtaggcgagaaatacccggatggcaTACTGCTTCCAGTGGTTTGTTTAGGTTACTTACAGAGTTTTTTGCAAAATGCAGGTGGAGGGCAGGAAGTTATTTTCCACAAAGGAAGCACCATCACAAACTCCAAATGCCTACGTTTTGCGTCGTTTATAGTTGCTCAAATCGATCAAACCAGGAAAACACAAGGCGCTTATATTGTATACCAAAAGTCATTGTTCATATGGGTGAAAAATGTAAGAAATTGAATGAGACAGGAAAAAGTGGCTTGTAAACCCGCATCTGCGGTCCGGAGGAGCAGTCGGATAATGCTTGTGTGTGCAGTGGCCATTTTGTCAAAGGCAAGTTAATACTAGGGATGAAGCTGTCACTGGTTTCCCGATAAAATTCCCGATGGTTAGTATTACAGTGTCACATTTGTTATTAAAACCGTGCATGAATATCACAATTTGTAGAACTCGCGAAaaatgctgtccacacacacccagcatgaGTCTGACATAGATACAGTATGCAACATTGTTTTTTGAGCATGAAAATggacgctacaattaaaaaaatgaacttgTCTGCCAAATGAGTCAGAGTTGCAGCACAGAGCAGCACAAGTCTGATTTATCACGTGACGAGAGTGAGGCGGAATGgcggaagatttggtttaatataagtGAGTACATcgttgtactgttttgttgtgtttttcaataagaataataatgaacccaccatttAAGCTATTATTTGCAACAGAATTCAAAATTAAGAATTGCAACTAATTCAAAAGCGAAAGGGAAATGCGCACAGCAATTCATAAACGATTTAAAAGCGAGAGGAAAAACGAGGCAAAAGCACCCTTTCACAGTAACTTTCTTCTGGCAAGCTCTGCAGACAGAAACTTATATTAAGTTTCCctcagcatttttgtaaaatccaaaatatgaccacacATTGAATTTAGTCCTCTTGAAAGGTTGGAAAATTTCCTGGGTGCCGTCGCTGCCTTCTGCCATGTTctgaactgaactaaatgatcaTAGCAAGCCTAGTGACAACCATCAATCACTTTATAGTGAAATATAATACCTATTTAAACAATTTCGGTACAatactttttgtacattttcagcacattttaacaatactgTGATAATACTGAATCGTTTTAGTCAGGATAATGATATGAAATTGTCATACTGTTACTTTTCTAGTTAATACAACTTacagatgtttatgtaacgttaGCTGTTTCCATACTTCATAAAGTTAAAGTAATTGTTTTGTGATGATCAATGCCTTTTAGAGGCATTTCGGCAGACCTTTCAGAGTGGTTAACCTAATAATGTAAACAACCGTAACGCTAACATCGAGAagcacagcactgttgaatgtTTGTTGCTAGGTTAATCCACAgggggtaaaaataaataaataaataatataaaaaaaaaaataagtgccACTCACCCCGACAAAAACCAAACAATAATCATTGTGGAGCACCTTGGTATGGAGGGTGTTGACCCAACCACTAACAAAAAAGTTGTATGCCTCCACACTTTTGTATGCTTTCATTTGCTTTTTGGAGTAGAAGGATGTCTAGAGGACAAGGTAGTTGCTTATATCTCCTGCCTCAAAGGCAGGCAAGTATTTTAATTCAGTAGAAAAATCACTCCCCTTCATAACACAAGGATCACGTCCAACATGTTATTTTCTGTTTCTACCTCTCTCTTGTAATAGTGTCTAAACCAGGACAGTACGGACTTTCCTCCATCTAGTCCAGTTTGCTTTTCAGTTCCTGCCCTCCATCTGAATTTCACACGTCATCAGAATCACATGACTGCAAAGAAGCTACAGGATAAAAACAGATGTCATATCGGGTGTGATTTTACCTattttttgtgtatgtatgtatgtatgtatgtatgtatgtgtgtatatatatatatatatatatatatatatatatatatatacatatatacatatatatacacacacatacacacacatacacatatacaaaccCTTCATAACTCATACATATCAAAATTTTCACATCGTTATATATGGTACCATGATATCGTTACACCCCTGCCACCCACATTAAATTGTTcattcagttaactttcctgatgcAATTTTGCCATTAATCTAGTGGTCCCTTTAATATCATATGTTTATGACGATGTCACATGACAATACCAACATGGTAGTTgtaatatgtatatagtattcATACTACaaacacatactgattagtatgtACTGTTTCAACAGCCATGCAGTAGGTAGTGCATCAACTTTAAAGAGGGTTCATGTGGGGTTGGTGAAGGGGGTTTTATTACTGGGAGGAAAAACTGATTCATGCTGAAAGTTAAGGGTGCTGATTTATAACTAACAATATATTATAACAATATATTTATAACTAACAACAAAAACCATCTCTGGAATAGGAGAATTCACTTACAGCAAAATAAGCAGATAGAAAAAGCAGGTGATAAACTCAAGGGGTGCACATGTGTGTATAACAAATCAGTGCATTTGGTGAAATTTACATTTCACTAAAGACattacagcttgtgtaacaggaCTTCCATGACAAACATGAATGCATGCAACACTTGCACAAGTTTAAATGAGGCAAAGCCAAAACATTATTGGTGTCCATAATGTCATTGGTTTTGAGAAGAAAAGGATAAATGCCATGATCAACTTATTTACCTCAGCAATGTTGATCTGGATGGAGGCATGGTCCTTTGCACCAATAATTCTGTTGCTAGCAGAGCTGCAGATgaaatttttcatatttaaattacACCCATCTCATTTAAGTTTCAGTGACTAAGATTATTTAAATGCTACATACTGAACAATCAATAACACGTCGTTATTACAAGAACTTTATTTACCATTTACGAGGCACGTACAGGTCCACGAATTCTCCAGCGTCGTTTTGCATGGTGTAGATTTTTAATGGCCGTTAAGGCTTTCTAGACCTGAAAACAGCACATGCAGAAAGTAGACGTTTAATATTCGGTTggccatttctctctctctctctctctctctctctctctctctctctcacactcacacacacaacatatcaAGACCGTCAACTAATGTCAACAGAGAAAGTGCTAATCTAATGGTACGGCTGATGGAAACTAGCGTAAAGTACACGGCTAGCAGGTAGGCTAATGCTAATCATTGCTACATGGCATAGGAACGATTGCTCACCGCATTAAATTTATAAAGCCTAAAACATTACTAAAAAGGCTACCCCACCTATATACACAATTTACTCATTACAGTGGCATCACACACAGAATCTAATCAAAAATCTATTAAACATTACAGCGTAAGAACGAACACAAGACAATTTTGTCGAGGAGCACGTTTTCTTCTTACCGCAGATCACCAATGGCTGacagaaaaggaagaaagcaGCAGTCTCAGGAAGTGACGTTGGGTAGATCGGAAGTGAAGCGTATTTCCAGTCGTAGTCTCAGCGCCCCCTAGTGCCTCTCGGGTGATGCCACTGACAAAATCCAACGTCTACACTTCCTGATTGTCACATTGTGGAAATAACAAACGGAACGAATGGTGGGAGTGCGATACCGTATTGAGTTCTATTTTATCTAGTCCGCAGTATTATGTCCACTTTGGGAAAATTATATTACTgttaaaactgattaaaaaaaaaaaaaaaaaaaattgtagccATGTGGAACTGatgtgtgtacattttgtgtCTAATGAACAATGTTTTTTAGTTCTGACACTCAGGCTAGTCTGTTTTGTGCTGTCTGCAGAATGGATTGAAATCATTTAATTGCAAAACTAAATTGAAAAACCATCATTGCACCGACGTCACGGCTTCGTCTCAGCCAATTAGATCTCGGGTCGTTATACTACTTAATTAATATTCATGGGCTTTCCTCGCTATGTCCTCCGATTTGAGAATTGGCCCTCAATCCCCGCCTCATGTTCGGTGTTCTAAATGCTAATTGGCTGACTGTTCACTGTTGTGGAGTACAATCATACCCCTCTATGGAGCGTGTTTTGCCTTGTACCCAGTGTGTAAGGACGTAAGAAAGGATTTCCTGGACGTGCGACTTCTGTGAACGTAGGGTTTAATGAACGTTGTTTTGCATTATTAATGTCAATAAGCTCATTATTTGGACCGGGCAGCTAATTGTGAGTAGTGAGGGAGTGAACGCAGTTCACAAGTTCATTTGGAGGAGCTAGAAAACCAAAACGGCCTTATCTCGCCTTCAAGTGCAAAGTGCAAGTACAGCTGCTTTACTTAAGAGAGAACGGTACTCAATAACTAAATACGCTACTGCAAGCAAGATTTTATACGTTAGATCAGATAGCCTGTGAGTTGCGTTTATTTTGCTAATTTATCACTTAGCCAAAAAAATGCCAACCATTGTCAACGTGCTTTGAATAAGGTAGCTCGAATTAGCTACAGGATTTGTCCTGATACGGAGCTGGCTGTTCTGTAGCTAGTTGTTAGCTTGACTTTTGCTAGCAGATGCAGATTCTGTACACTAAAGTCCCGAAAGCTCAAGATCCATAGATTTGGCTTCTTCGTCAGTAGTGTTTATATGCGGAAGTTGGTAACATAGGGCACGTTTAGCCAGGGGACTCCAGGAAGTTCACCAGCTGCTGCCTACTTCTGTTTTAAGCTTCACTCCACCCCAGGAGTTAGTGTACAAGAGTCAGTGAAAAGGACACAGTGTTGGTTTTTGCACTGATAGTTTAGTTTCCTATCAGCCACGATGCTACCAGATAAAGTTCCCGCGGAAGAGACGCTGCACGCCCCCGAAGAGTTGAAGGAACGAGCTCACGTCTGCAGCTTCGAGAAATACACGGAGCTCTACAACAAATCGGTCGATTCTCCGGAAGGTATTATTAACAATAACTGTAAACAGCAACGTATCGTTTCTAGTTTAAGAAGCTATGCATACAACACAAATGTGGCTTGGCTATGCTAAACCACCccatgtgtgagtgagtgtgtgcattagggctgcaactaaccattattgttgataatcgattaatccGTCGAGTATTTCTTTGATTAATCGATTAGTTTGATTAAAAggcaaatttttattttctgtattatgAAAAAACGTTATTTCACATTTTGaccaatgttgtccttcaaacattgtgcaaattaaAGGCTATGAGAGGTTTGTGCAaaggattttatatatatatatatatatatatatatatatatatatatatatatatatatatatatatatatatatatatatataaataaactttaatattgtatttagaaaacaaataaaaccactgattgtccacaagctttaaatcagaagttaaatcactatatttaaaaatgctaaaaaagaacaacaaaaacacaaactaagtgttaactggtcctgctgtaacacacacattcactcatttgaacacagtaacatgtttctttattatgaaaatgtaaactttttacatttatatacaattacatgttttaaccacattacagttactgctctcattaaaaaaaacaacaacaacttttgtttctaaatacaGCATCAAACAGCAATTGgtcaaaatgtatatataagttATTGTGCGCTGTTTGACGTGCATGTGtggaaatactggtgtgaatttctaacatttgcagataaggatataaacataaaaatgtaatttctgcgctgaagaaaacatgtctgaaacacattaaacagcacacgcatctgtcgcagcatctgacatgacaagccacgttaatacacttacgagtttgtttgaagtgcttaatataaaacattctcatgttttgcaCAACCAGGATCGTACGCTTTTcccgcagcagctcactctgtgaccgccgctgttttttttagatgtgttttattaatagaaatgcatttttcaccattgtgaagtgacgtcactgacgggggttatccacagtgtCGTCACAGACCCAAGTAATCGGTAATGAAATTTATTGacgattatttttattatcgattgttgttgcagccctagtgtGCATGGATGCCAATGGTCTACCGTCCGATTCAATGTGTATTCCTGTCTCATTTTTCTTCCcatcacatacactatatataaaaaaacaaaaaaggctaaCCACAAATTTGCCACTTGCTGTGCACACCCTGTCTGATGTGTGTTGTCCTGGCTGTGGCACACATGAAGGATTATCTTGAATCTTAGACGCTTAGATTTGCTTTGTAAAACGGACTTCTGTTTATGTTTAGAGTTTTGGGGAGATATTGCCAAAGATTTTTTCTGGAAGACCAAATATACAGGCAAGTTCCTGGACTACAACTTTGATGTGACCCGGGGCGAAATTTACATCAAGTGCATGGAAGGAGCCACCACAAACATCTGCTACAATGTCCTGGACCGCAATGTCCATGAGAGGAAGCTGGGAGACAAAGTGGCTTTTTACTGGTCAGTCTATGTCATCTGTTTCAACCACAGTCTACACAACTACTCAGTACTGTCACAGGACTGGTGTTTACTGAGAATTTGTTTAGATCTGTCATCTGATTTGCTTATTCAGAATGTCTGTAACTTGCACATTAATTTGAAGATTAGGGGCCCTTCTTTACGGATTGGAT harbors:
- the rps21 gene encoding 40S ribosomal protein S21 isoform X2; translation: MQNDAGEFVDLYVPRKCSASNRIIGAKDHASIQINIAEVDKVTGRFNGQFKTYAICGAIRRMGEADDSLLRLAKNDSIVSK
- the rps21 gene encoding 40S ribosomal protein S21 isoform X1, with the translated sequence MQNDAGEFVDLYVPRKCSASNRIIGAKDHASIQINIAEVDKVTGRFNGQFKTYAICGAIRRMGEADDSLLRLAKNDSIVSKNI